One genomic segment of Bos javanicus breed banteng chromosome 23, ARS-OSU_banteng_1.0, whole genome shotgun sequence includes these proteins:
- the GFOD1 gene encoding glucose-fructose oxidoreductase domain-containing protein 1 isoform X2: protein MMSAAHYYPKLMSVMGNVLRFLPAFVRMKQLIEEGYVGELLVCEVQVHSGSLLGKKYNWSCDDLMGGGGLHSVGTYIIDLLTFLTGQKAVKVHGLLKTFVKQTDHIKGIRQITSDDFCTFQMVLEGGVCCTVTLNFNVPGEFKQDVTVVGSAGRLLAVGTDLYGQRNSAPEQELLVQDATPVSNSLLPEKAFSDIPSPYLRGTIKMMQAVRQAFQDQDDRRTWDGRPLTMAATFDDCLYALCVVDTIKRSSQTGEWQNIAVMTEEPELSPAYLISEAMRRSRMSLYC from the coding sequence ATGATGTCGGCCGCCCACTACTACCCGAAGCTCATGAGCGTCATGGGCAACGTGCTGCGCTTCCTGCCGGCCTTCGTGCGCATGAAGCAGCTCATCGAGGAGGGCTACGTGGGCGAGCTGCTGGTGTGCGAGGTGCAGGTGCACAGCGGCAGCCTGCTGGGCAAGAAGTACAACTGGAGCTGCGACGACCTGATGGGCGGTGGCGGGCTGCACTCGGTGGGCACCTACATCATCGACCTGCTGACCTTCCTCACCGGTCAGAAGGCCGTCAAGGTCCACGGGCTGCTCAAGACCTTTGTGAAGCAGACCGACCACATTAAGGGCATCCGCCAGATCACCAGCGACGACTTCTGCACCTTCCAGATGGTGCTGGAGGGCGGGGTGTGCTGTACCGTCACCCTCAACTTCAACGTGCCCGGCGAGTTCAAGCAGGACGTGACCGTGGTGGGCTCGGCCGGGCGCCTCCTGGCTGTGGGCACGGACCTGTACGGCCAGCGCAACAGCGCCCCGGAGCAGGAGCTGCTGGTACAGGACGCCACGCCGGTCAGCAACTCCTTGCTGCCCGAGAAGGCCTTCAGCGACATCCCCTCACCCTACCTGCGCGGCACCATCAAGATGATGCAGGCCGTGCGCCAAGCCTTCCAGGACCAGGACGATAGGCGCACTTGGGACGGACGGCCGCTCACCATGGCTGCCACCTTCGACGACTGCCTGTATGCCCTGTGCGTGGTGGACACCATCAAACGGTCCAGCCAGACGGGCGAGTGGCAGAACATCGCGGTGATGACCGAGGAGCCCGAGCTGAGCCCTGCCTACCTGATCAGCGAGGCCATGCGGCGCAGCAGAATGTCCCTGTACTGCTAG